AAGAAGCCCGCGAAGCCGGACGCAAAGGCGGCCAGGTCGCTCATCAGAAAGGCACCGCCCACGAGTTCACTTCCGAAGAAGCCCGCGAAGCCGGACGCAAAGGCGGCAAGGCCGCCCACGAGAAAGGCACCGCCCACGAGTTCACTTCCGAAGAAGCCCGGGAAGCCGGACGCAAAGGCGGCAAAGCTTCGCATGGCGGCGGCAGAGAAGAAGAAGGAGGGGAAGGGGAAGGAAGAGCGCATTAAATTCATTCATTTCCGTAATAAAAACGGCTCTCTAATAACGGATTTGTTAGAGGGTCGTTTTTTAGGCTTTCCTTCGCACGGTAAATCGCTAAGGTGAGTGCCCGCCGGGGCGGGGGGTATCCGGCCGATTGTGCGTGGTGGATGCGCTTCGCTTATCCATCCTACGGCCCCTTAACTTAACGGCATTGCCCCATTCCGCCCCGTCCTGCTGATTACATCCTTACCGCCGTTCGCGAGAGTGGGAAACAGTTCGACGAAAACCTCCGTTTCAGCGGATTTATCGGATAAGCCAAAAGCCTCAAGGCCGTTTATCCATGTGTTTTTGGCCGTGGTTATTCGGGGAACCGGGAATCACGGCTCTCCTCATGCCTATACCGCGCCCAAGAGCAGCATAACGAGAAAAATTACCAGTATCAGGCCGAGTATGCCGCTGGGTCCATACCCTCAGCTCCGGCTATAAGGCCAAACGGGAACCGCGCCCAAAATGATCAAGAGTAAAATGACCAGCAATAGAGTACTTGTCGACATAACGATTCTCCATAAAACGTAAACGCTAATCCTGAAGCCGGGCTTCGGCCTGGAACCCCGAGACTTCGGTACCGGCATCCCCGCTTCGCTCCCGCGGCGGTATTGAATCTGCACCGCAAATGATTCAAAACCCAATCGCCGGCACCCTCCGGATACCCGGCTTGATGCCCAAGAACAGGCCCGTAGATTTAATCTACGGTTAGGTTAGGGCGCTGTCTGTACCCTGAGCCGCACACGGAATGGTCCGCCCACATCGGGACAGCAACCCGGTTTTACGCCGTTTCACTCCTTTTTGATGATGCAAGTCGTCCATTAGAGTCAAATAAGGTTTGCAAGTGCGACTTTTTATTCGCGGCCGCCCGGATACGGGGGAGCCGCGCGTCAAACGATAAAGCAGAGCGAATGAGGAAGGCACCGCTTCGTCAGTCTTCGAGACGGCGAAAGCCCGGAATGCTTCGCGGTATCCCGCGAAGTGGCGGGTCCTATAACAGCGCCTTGAGCCGGTACAACGCATCCAATGCCTGTTTCGGACTCAGTGCGTCGGGATCGATGTCCTCCAGCAAGCCGACCGCCGGGTGGCATTCCGGCACGGAAAACAGGTCGAACTGATCGATGCCCGATTCGGCCCGCTGCTCGATATAGGCGTTGTTTTCGAGATGCGCCAGTTTGGTTTTGGCTTTCTCGATCACCGCGCGCGGCACGCCGGCCAGCGCCGCCACCTGCAGCCCGTAACTCTGGTTGGCCGGGCCGTCCTTCACCGCATGCAGGAACACGATCCGGTCACCGTGCTCCATCGCCTCCAGATGCACGTTGCGGATCGACGGACGCTCCTCGGCCAGCGTGGTCAATTCGAAATAATGGGTGGCGAACAGCGTGAACGCCTGCGTGACTCTCGCCAGGTGGTCCGCGCAGGCCCAGGCCAGCGACAGACCGTCGAAGGTGCTGGTGCCGCGGCCGATTTCGTCCATCAGGATCAGGCTTTGCGCGGTCGCGTTGTGCAAAATGTTGGCGGTTTCGGACATTTCGACCATGAACGTCGAACGGCCCGAGGCCAGATCGTCCGAAGCGCCGATCCGGGTGAAGATCTTGTCGACCGGCCCGAGAACCGCCGACTTTGCCGGCACGAAACAGCCGACATGCGCGATCAGTACGATCAGCGCGGCCTGCCGCATGTAGGTCGACTTGCCGCCCATGTTCGGACCGGTAATGACCAGCATCCGGCTTTCGCCTGCCAAATTCAAATCGTTCGGCACAAAAGGCACGCCGCCAACCTGCTCGACCACCGGATGCCGGCCGGCTTCGATCCGGATGCCCGGCTCGGCCTGCAGCATGGGCCGCGACAGGTTCAGCGTCTCGGCGCGCTCGGCGAAGTTGACCAGCACATCGAGTTCGGCCAGCGCCGCCGCGCACAGTTGCAGTTCGCCTAAAGAACTGGCGATCACGTCCAGCAGTTCGTCGTACAGGGCCTTCTCGAAGGCCAGCGATTTTTCACGGGCGCTCAGCACCTTGTCCTCGAACGCCTTCAGCTCTTCGGTGATGTAGCGTTCGGCGCCTTTCAGGGTCTGCTTGCGGGTATAGTGAACCGGCACCTTGTCCGCGTTCGCGTTCGAAATTTCGATGTAAAAACCGTGCACTCGATTGTAGTTGACCTTCAGGTTATGAATCCCGGTCGCTTGCCGCTCGCGCCGCTCCATCTCGATCAGAAACCGGTCGGCGTTCTGGCTCAGATTGCGCAGTTCGTCGAGTTCTTCGTCGTAACCCGCCGCGATTACCCCGCCGTCGCGGATCAGCATCGGCGGATTGTCGACGATTGCCCTGCCGAGCAGCTCCAGCATGGCCGGATGTTCGCCGATGTCCGCGCGCAGCCCGGCCAGATGCGGATCGTCGAACCCGTCCAGGCGTTTCTGCAGAACCGGCAGGGCCGCCAGCGTCGAACGCAGCACCAGCAAATCGCGGGGCCGGGCCGATTTCAGCGCGATCCGGGTACTGATTCGCTCGATGTCGCCGACCTGCCGCAAGGTGTCCTGCAGCGCCCGGTACAGGCCGTCCTGAAGCAGGGTTTCGATGCAGGCATAGCGCCGGTTCAGGACGAAGTGATCCCGGAGCGGCCGGTTCAGCCAGCGCCGGAGGCAGCGGCTGCCCATCGCGGTCGCGGTTTTGTCCAGCACGCCGAGCAGCGTGAATTGCAGTTGTCCGCTCGGATGCGTGTCGATTTCGAGATTCCGCCGGCTCGACGCGTCGAGCTGAATGGAATCGTCGCTGGTTTCGGTACGGATGCCCTGAATGTGCGGCAGCACGTTCTGCTGGGTATCGCGGACGTATTGCAGAAGCCCGCCGGCCGCCGCCACCGCCGCCGGCATCGCCTCGCAGCCGAAACCTTTCAGATCGTGCGCTTTGAACTGCTTCAACACCAACAGCCGCGCGCTTTCCGCTTCGAAATGCCAGGGCGGACGCCGGCACAGGCCGCTGCGCTGCTTCAGATTGTCCGGCAGCGGCCAGCTTTCGCTGTACAAAAGTTCCGCCGGATTAAGCCGCCCCACTTCGCCGAGCAACTGGTCTTCCGATTCGGCTTCCTGCAGCACGAAACGGCCGCTGGTCAAGTCGAGGCTTGCGATCCCGTAACGCCCCTGCAATTGGCAGAGCGCGACCAGCAGGTTGTCCTTCCGGTCTTCGAGCAGCGCTTCGTCGGTGACCGTGCCGGGCGTGATGATTCGGACCACCTTGCGCTCGACCGGCCCCTTGGAGGCGGCCGGATCGCCGATCTGTTCGCAGATCGCGACCGATTCGCCAATCCGGATTAACTTCGCGATATAGCCTTCCGCTGCATGATACGGAATGCCCGCCATCGGTATCGGCAGGCCCTGCGACTGGCCGCGGGCGGTCAACGTAATGTCGAGCAGCCGCGCGGCTTTTTTCGCATCGTCGTAGAAAAGTTCATAGAAATCCCCCATCCGGTAAAACAGCAGGGTTTCGGGATAGTCGGACTTGATGCGCAGATACTGCTGCATCATCGGCGTATGTTCTTTTTGCTGGCCTTCTCCATGGCCCTGATTTAACTTGTCTTTCATTCTCGTCTTATTGATACAGAAGCTCTATTAACGGACGCATTCGGCAAGCCGCTATCGGTCATTGCCGGCAATGTCCTTTCCAGCCGCTATTGTCGCTTGGGGAGCCTTGAAAAACCAGCGTGATTCACGGCGCAGTTGCGACTATTTGAACAAGAAAAAGCTCAAGAGGCTATCCGTAAAGCCGAATACGAACGTAAGTGTCAGCAGGCGGAGGAAGCTCGACGTCAGCGGGAGAGCGACCCGAAATAGTTCGCCAAAATAAAAAACCAGCAGCTTCGGTCACGCTATGGGCTGGATCAGTTCATTGAAAAACAGTTTTTTGCCCGTTTGATGGACATTCTTCATCGCCTAGACGGTGGCAATCGTCTCTCTGACGAAGACATTCTGTGGCTTACCACCGAGGGCTCGGATTACTATACTGAGGCTCTACAGACGGCCTTTCATGAGCGCGAGGCTGAGTTCTATACGGCTGAGTACAAACGAACAGCTGATCCATGGAATGCGGTGAATGCCAGCGGCCACTACCGCAAGTGCAACCAAGCCAGAAAAGCCCATGATCGGCTGGCTTCGATCCCTGCCGGGCGTCAGAAAGCCCCCAAACTGATCTCTGCCATCTGCACGACCCATGGCGGTGTGATGCGAGATTTGAAGCGTTTCAATGAAGCTTTGAATTTTGACGACCAGGCACATGCTCTGACGCCGAAGGATTTCCGCCCCTGCACCCTATTAGGTGCGGTAAATTTCGAGATGGGAAACTTACGACCTCGGGAGGGACTGGTATGCCAAGGCGACAGAACGCGGAGCCAGTGAGCGGACGATTGACTATGACCTGCATGGCATCTTCCTGCGTGCGGATAAGGCTAAACGCGAGGAAATAAGGGCATTCCTGCTTCGCGAAGATCCGGTTCGGTATAAATGGGTTATAAACTCAAGGTCCAAGATCAAGCGCCCTCTTAGAGTCGATAGTACCAGCCAAATTGCCATCGAGTGCTAGCGGCCAAAAGCGGAAGTTCATCATTGCGGGCAAGCAGACACTCAAATGGCCGCGATAGCCCGGAAGCGAGGGTCAAATCGATGCCAATGCCGTGGCAACCATGTAATTAAGCAATTAAAGATTAATACTGGAAACGGCTGCAAGCCGTATTTCGTCACATCAACAAAAATCGCTTGAAAATTAAAGTTTCATACTGAAAACGTGGTTTCGTTGCATACCCGATCAACCACAGGTGTTTATGTCGTTGATTTTGCGATGGTATGAAACATTATTGCCTAGCCAGTATGAGACTTTATTACCCGGTATGATTCTTTATTGCCTTCCTACAAACCGCCGCCCTTTTTCTCCAATCGCATGGCGTCGGTACCTCGCGTTCGGTGCGAATATACAAAACCTTATGGTGAGCAGGCAATCGAGAAAGTGCGCGAAAATCCCTATCGCTTAGCATTAGATATTCACGGCATCGGCTTTAAGATGGCTGACATGCTGGCTCATCAGAAGTTGGGCATCGGCCCGCAATCCCTTCGCGGCCACGCGGGGCTCTGAAGCTTTCACCTGTGCTCGCTCAGGATGACGGAACACCCAAGGCGGTATGGCGTTCTGCTGGAATCACAGACCGGAGCTGCTGCCTTTGACTAACCGTTCGGCGGCGAAGTATTCCGCCCTAGGATGGTATCCGTCAGGCAGGATTGGGGACATCGTAGGGCCAATTGATCGCGAAGGATTTCAGCGATCCGCAAGGCGCCAGGACCTGTTGCATCGCGGTCGGCGAAGATCAAGTACAGGGTCGACCAGCGTTCCGACCCCTCCTCCAGCGGGAGCGGTTTTAACTTTCCTGTATCGAGTTCCAGACGGATGAGATCCTCAGCATACCAAGCATAACCTAGTCCTAGGCAAGCGGCACGAATCGAGGTAGCCTGCTGGCCCACGGTCCAGCGCTGCTCATTGAGCCAGCTGACTGTGCGCGTTCGCTCACGGCCAGTGTCACGAACCACCAGATGCCTGTGCTGACGCAAATCCGCCATCGTAAGCGGCCGTCTCAACTGATGTAGTGGATGGTCAGGGTGGGCGCTGGCGATGAAGCGCACTCGTATGAGTGGATCGCCGACAAATCCCGCCGGCACCGTCGGACCGATACCCAGTTCGACAAGGCCCTCCTGCAACGCTTCATCGGTGCCACTCAGCACCGTCTCGATAAGCTCGATGCGTGTTTCGGGATGTTCATCGGAAAAGCGCGCCAAGGCTTCCAACAACAGCCAAGTGGGGAAAATGGTGTCCACGGCCAGTCGCAATTCTGGCTCCCAACCTGCCGCCAGGCTGGCCGCCACGTGTTCCAGACGCACGGCTTCCTCCATGAGTGTCTTTCCTCGTCGATACAACACTTGACCGACGCTGGTCAGCACTGCCTTTCGGCCCTGTATTTCGAAGACTTTAATGCCCAGCGACTGTTCCAGTTTATGCACCGCATAAGTCATCGTGGATTGGCTCTTGTGGAGTTGGTCAGCAGCCTGCGCATAGCCGCCCGCATCCACAACTGACACAAGCGCTCGCCACTGGTCCAGCGAAATTTTATGGTTTGAGGTCATATTGATCGATGAATTCGATAGGTATGAGCGAATTTTCGCGCTTTTCAATACTGATAATCAATAGTTTAATGCAATCTCCGATGTTTGAAGGAGACACTTACACTTTATGAGGAGCAGACAACAAGAAAGTCAAACGTCATACCTGAAAGATATTTTAATACCCCATTATTTTTATAGAGATTAAATCATGTCATTGAAAAAAGTATTTATCGCATTCGCTCTGTTTTTCGCCATGCTGGGCTTTTCCGGCGCAACTTTCGCCGAAGCCAAAGTTAACGTGTCTGACACGTTGAAAGAAGTCGATGCCAAAATCCAAATCGCTTTAGAGGCCGTTCCTGCAGGCAATGCACAACAACTGGCTACCTTAATCAAAGACGCTAACGAAAAAACTAAAGAACTGGACGCCAATTACAAATTTGACTTTGAACGCACCAAAGTGCAACAAGTCCTGAAAAAAGCTCGCGATGCCGCGAAAAAATCGGATTTTCCAGGTGCTGCGCAAGAATTGAAAGCAGCTCGCGAAGGATTTGCCAATCTGAAATCTTTCCTTAACTGACACAAGGGCTCGCCACTGGTCCAGCGAAATTTTATGGTTTGAGGTCATATTGATCGATGAATTCGATAGGTATGAGCGAATTTTTGCACTTTTCAATCCTGATAATTAATAGTTTAATGCAATCCCCGATGTTTGAAGGAGACGCTTACACTTTATGTGGTGGTCACTCCGTCGGTTACCTCCTCATTAGCCGTTTGATTAGCCATTTGAATGGGTGACACCGTAGCAGTCGAAGTCGATCCTTCTCAGGACTTTTTGGTTATAACTTCACTTCGGGATAAAGGGATCGGTCTCGGAATCTTTGATTCTGAGATCAAAACCATCCAGCCTCTCTACTTCTGGTCGAGGGGCTTTTTTTTGTTTCCGTAATCAAACATTGCATAAATGAAATGAATATTTTCCAATTGAACTTCAGCGAGGCTACCTAATTTGAGCTTGAATAGTTACCAGACCGTCAACCGAGAACAGCTAGCCAAAGATATTAAACAGCTGTATCTGCAAGCGCAGGCCGACATGGGACCGGAAGATTTTCGCCATATGAAGCGGATGGAGCTCTGGGGCCAAGCCTGTTCATTGTTGGGGTATGCGACCGCATGGATAGCTCCCAATCTCGTGTCCGCGCTGCTGATCAGTCAGGGTAGTTTTACCCGTTGGACTCAAGTTGCGCATCCGATCCAGCATCGCGGTTACGACAAAATCGACAGCGCCAGTGCACGTTACCAAAGCAAAGGCTTCGCTAAAGGCTGCCGCCGTTTTCTGGATTGGCCGGACTGGATGACGCCGGCGGGTTGGCACCACGAACACGACGTCCTGCATCACTACCGCCTTGGCGAGACGGCCGACCCCAACAATGCCCAGCACAACATGGAATGGCTGCGACAGTCGAAATTACCGATGTGGTTACGCTACGCGATCGTGGCATTTTTCTCGGGCGTTTGGAAGCTTAGCTATTACACCCCACGCACCCACAAAGAATTACGCCTTAACGAATATCGGCACCAGCATCAGCCCGCACCCACGATGACCCGCATCGACGCCTGGAGTTTATTCACTCCCCAGGGCCGAGGCTTGTGGTTAAAAAGCATTCTGCCCTATGTCGCTTACCGCTTTGTATTGCTGCCGGCGTTATTTCTGCCATTAGGAAGTGTTGCCGTGACCAGTGTGTTATTGAATTCCGTATTGGCGGAAATCCTGACCAACATCCACAGCTTTGTGGTGATGATTCCCAACCATGCCGGCGATGATGTGATGAGCTTCGATGAAAAGGCGCACAGCAAGGGCGAGTTTTACCTGCGCCAAATACTCGGCTCGGTCAACTATCCGACCGGCTCCAATGCCAACGACTTCCTCTACGGTTGGCTGAACTACCAGATCGAACATCATCTATGGCCGGATTTGCCACTCAGCCAGTATCAGAAGTTGCAACCGCAGGCTAAGGCTCTCTGCGAGAAGCACAGTATTCCGTATTGCCAGGATTCGTTATTCAAAAGGCTGCGCAAAGCCGTCGACATTATGGTCGGTAAAACCTCAATGTTGAAACCGGCGGAGGCGGGGGCTTGAAACTGCGATATTTCAAGTCCTACACCAGAATTAGGCCGCGCTAAACGAAATACTGTCTTCATGCATGCGATTTTACTCTCTCCTTAAGCTTGTGATAGAACTTAAGGACTGGGCTGATGAGCAGATTTGTTTACTTCATTCGAGCTTGCCGCCGCCAATCGCCTGAATTGTCCAACGGCCGGTCGAACCCTGTTACGGCCGGTTAGTAATCAACAAGCTCAACATCGGATTTGGCCGATGTGAAGTGCCTCCGAACGTCTGCTCTACTCAGTTACCTGCCACAGGGAGCGAGAATTGTTGAATGCCCGCTTTGGGTCGGTTTTGCTCCTTCAGTTTTGATAGAGCAAATTCGGCCACGAGCGGTTTGTTGCTAATTTTTCAAATGACGTCGTTAGACACCCTCTGGAAGCTTCGAGCGCATCATTTCCCTTCGATCCAACTTGTCTCCATCGACGACAAAGGTGCCATCGCCGATTGCATGAATAGTCCGCTTCTCTTCTCGTGAATCATCTAAGTACGTTTCGACACCTTCAAGGATAATGATGTTGTGCTTTTCGACGACATCGATCACTTTACATTCAATATTTGCCAGGCATTCCTTGATCAGCGGCGCACCGACATGCTTTCCCTTGAGAGGAGTCAATCCGAACTTATAAAACTTGTCCGTATCGCTGCCGGAACAAGCTCCTATCCCAACAACCTGATCTATTAGGTCCACGGTAGGAATAGCAATGACGCATTCTTTGGAGTTCCGAAGCGCCTTATAGGAATAGTTCCAGGGACCCGTCGTTATGGCAAATCTCGGAGAAAAATCCATCACCATGGTCCAGGAGATGGTCATAATGTTGTTCTTCTCCCCATCGCTTGTCGTAACGAGGATAACTGGCCCAGGTTCAATCAAAGTAAAGGACTTGCTAATTGGTATCGTCTTCATTACCGTACACCTCATGCTGTAGGCTAAAAAAAGGATTAGAAACGGGAAGCGATTCCTATCGGTTTAAGCGAGGAGAAAGGCCGTGGAAAACCAATAACCCCACACTTTAAGAGAGTGTAAAACAATCCGTGTAAACCGCGGTTAAATTTAATTGGGCATGCGGTCTGGGAACATAATCATAAACTGATTAATAGCCGGCTTCCAATCGCGCAATGGCATGGACCATTTTTTAGAGGCATTCTCGATTGCCAAATAAATGACTTTCATAGCCGAATCGTCATTGGGGAACAGTTTCCGTTGATTGATGGCTTTTCTAATCACGCTATTGATCGATTCAATGGCATTGGTGGTGTAAATGATTTTCCGGATCGCGTCAGGGTAATCGAAGAATGCGATCAAGTTGGCCCAGTGGTTGCGCCAGGAGCGACTGATGGAGGGGTATTGGCCGTCCCATTGCGCGGCAAAGGCTTCCAATTCCTGTTCTGCTTCAGTCACGGTAACGGACTGGTAGATTTTCCGGAGCCCGGCGGCGACGGTTTTGCGGTCTTTCCAGGACACGAAACGCAAGGAATTGCGCACCCTATGCACGATACAGAGTTGGACTTGTGTGCTTGGGAAAGCGGCGGCGATCGCTTCCGGAAAACCGGTTAAGCCATCGACACAGGCAATGAGCACATCCTTGACGCCGCGGTTTTTCAGTTCGGTCAGGCCCGACAGCCAGAATTTGGCGCCTTCATTTTCGGACAGCCACAGACCCAGCAACTCCTTTCTGCCTTCCAGGGTGACGCCGAGCGCCAGGTAAACGGCTTTGTTGATGACTCGCTTGTCCTGCCGGATTTTGACGACAATGCAGTCCAGATAGAGGATAGGATAGAGCGCATCCAAGGGTCGGGATTGCCACTCGATCAC
The genomic region above belongs to Methylomicrobium agile and contains:
- a CDS encoding KGG domain-containing protein, with the translated sequence MPRQREETGQGKSARGFASMDEEKQRAIASKGGHASHEKGTAHEFTPEEAREAGRKGGQVAHERGTAHEFTSEEAREAGRKGGQVAHQKGTAHEFTSEEAREAGRKGGKAAHEKGTAHEFTSEEAREAGRKGGKASHGGGREEEGGEGEGRAH
- the mutS gene encoding DNA mismatch repair protein MutS, with protein sequence MKDKLNQGHGEGQQKEHTPMMQQYLRIKSDYPETLLFYRMGDFYELFYDDAKKAARLLDITLTARGQSQGLPIPMAGIPYHAAEGYIAKLIRIGESVAICEQIGDPAASKGPVERKVVRIITPGTVTDEALLEDRKDNLLVALCQLQGRYGIASLDLTSGRFVLQEAESEDQLLGEVGRLNPAELLYSESWPLPDNLKQRSGLCRRPPWHFEAESARLLVLKQFKAHDLKGFGCEAMPAAVAAAGGLLQYVRDTQQNVLPHIQGIRTETSDDSIQLDASSRRNLEIDTHPSGQLQFTLLGVLDKTATAMGSRCLRRWLNRPLRDHFVLNRRYACIETLLQDGLYRALQDTLRQVGDIERISTRIALKSARPRDLLVLRSTLAALPVLQKRLDGFDDPHLAGLRADIGEHPAMLELLGRAIVDNPPMLIRDGGVIAAGYDEELDELRNLSQNADRFLIEMERRERQATGIHNLKVNYNRVHGFYIEISNANADKVPVHYTRKQTLKGAERYITEELKAFEDKVLSAREKSLAFEKALYDELLDVIASSLGELQLCAAALAELDVLVNFAERAETLNLSRPMLQAEPGIRIEAGRHPVVEQVGGVPFVPNDLNLAGESRMLVITGPNMGGKSTYMRQAALIVLIAHVGCFVPAKSAVLGPVDKIFTRIGASDDLASGRSTFMVEMSETANILHNATAQSLILMDEIGRGTSTFDGLSLAWACADHLARVTQAFTLFATHYFELTTLAEERPSIRNVHLEAMEHGDRIVFLHAVKDGPANQSYGLQVAALAGVPRAVIEKAKTKLAHLENNAYIEQRAESGIDQFDLFSVPECHPAVGLLEDIDPDALSPKQALDALYRLKALL
- a CDS encoding helix-hairpin-helix domain-containing protein, yielding MASVPRVRCEYTKPYGEQAIEKVRENPYRLALDIHGIGFKMADMLAHQKLGIGPQSLRGHAGL
- a CDS encoding LysR family transcriptional regulator, with amino-acid sequence MKSAKIRSYLSNSSINMTSNHKISLDQWRALVSVVDAGGYAQAADQLHKSQSTMTYAVHKLEQSLGIKVFEIQGRKAVLTSVGQVLYRRGKTLMEEAVRLEHVAASLAAGWEPELRLAVDTIFPTWLLLEALARFSDEHPETRIELIETVLSGTDEALQEGLVELGIGPTVPAGFVGDPLIRVRFIASAHPDHPLHQLRRPLTMADLRQHRHLVVRDTGRERTRTVSWLNEQRWTVGQQATSIRAACLGLGYAWYAEDLIRLELDTGKLKPLPLEEGSERWSTLYLIFADRDATGPGALRIAEILRDQLALRCPQSCLTDTILGRNTSPPNG
- a CDS encoding fatty acid desaturase family protein, with the protein product MNSYQTVNREQLAKDIKQLYLQAQADMGPEDFRHMKRMELWGQACSLLGYATAWIAPNLVSALLISQGSFTRWTQVAHPIQHRGYDKIDSASARYQSKGFAKGCRRFLDWPDWMTPAGWHHEHDVLHHYRLGETADPNNAQHNMEWLRQSKLPMWLRYAIVAFFSGVWKLSYYTPRTHKELRLNEYRHQHQPAPTMTRIDAWSLFTPQGRGLWLKSILPYVAYRFVLLPALFLPLGSVAVTSVLLNSVLAEILTNIHSFVVMIPNHAGDDVMSFDEKAHSKGEFYLRQILGSVNYPTGSNANDFLYGWLNYQIEHHLWPDLPLSQYQKLQPQAKALCEKHSIPYCQDSLFKRLRKAVDIMVGKTSMLKPAEAGA
- a CDS encoding flavin reductase family protein, which produces MKTIPISKSFTLIEPGPVILVTTSDGEKNNIMTISWTMVMDFSPRFAITTGPWNYSYKALRNSKECVIAIPTVDLIDQVVGIGACSGSDTDKFYKFGLTPLKGKHVGAPLIKECLANIECKVIDVVEKHNIIILEGVETYLDDSREEKRTIHAIGDGTFVVDGDKLDRREMMRSKLPEGV
- a CDS encoding IS256 family transposase — its product is MKDPTMVAALQDLARGVKSERDLAALTQDLLKITVEASLNAEMDAHLGYAKPSPEGYGSGNSRNGYGTKKLKSGHGVIEIDTPRDRNGSFEPPLVTKHQTRLSHFDDKILTLYAKGMSTRDIVETFRELYGADISPTLVSNVTEAVLGKVIEWQSRPLDALYPILYLDCIVVKIRQDKRVINKAVYLALGVTLEGRKELLGLWLSENEGAKFWLSGLTELKNRGVKDVLIACVDGLTGFPEAIAAAFPSTQVQLCIVHRVRNSLRFVSWKDRKTVAAGLRKIYQSVTVTEAEQELEAFAAQWDGQYPSISRSWRNHWANLIAFFDYPDAIRKIIYTTNAIESINSVIRKAINQRKLFPNDDSAMKVIYLAIENASKKWSMPLRDWKPAINQFMIMFPDRMPN